Proteins from a genomic interval of Desulfitibacter alkalitolerans DSM 16504:
- a CDS encoding histidine kinase N-terminal 7TM domain-containing protein codes for MHYQYNPYIWLLIASALISLFLGIYAALKRRKAKGVNSFILSMFVVTIWSAGNALEMSSIDFSTKLFWANIQYIAYCYSPVALLALCMEFTGYDRLIKTRKFLWFAVIPTIIIILVWTDKLHGLIRYDMYLDYNGSFPVIAKKYGPGFFIHALYSHFLNAFALVLVIKAVFFKITIYRRQAAALLMGISLIVLSNIMYISGLSPVQRFDITPVFFGPAGVIIAWGIFRFKLFDVIPVARATVIETMDAGVMVLDSQNRVLDINPAFEKIVNMTAPKASARPAEEVCARIPQLLNACTDPSINYDEFSVDILGTPKAYEVLLSPLSDNKGMLAGRLVIINDITERKQAQQKYMKQQWKLAVTEERERLARDMHDNLGQMLGFINLQSQGIRQELKNAGVEIALSKLDKLVDAARSAHDDMRQYISNVRHAKFMDKDFFTALSKDIYNFKEQSDVNVKLDIPSDFTGVELKPNVQINILNILKEALNNVRKHAEADNVRVSLSISKEYLCAAVEDDGKGFGSEHQDDSAKVKYGLSIMRERASEIGAQIEIASIEGKGSRVVLYVPVKGLENENENENESKSDVGR; via the coding sequence ATGCATTATCAATATAATCCTTACATATGGCTTTTAATTGCTTCTGCATTAATCTCGCTCTTTCTTGGAATATATGCAGCTCTAAAGCGGCGAAAGGCAAAAGGCGTTAATAGCTTTATACTTAGTATGTTTGTTGTAACTATATGGTCTGCAGGCAACGCATTGGAAATGTCCAGTATTGATTTTTCTACTAAGCTTTTCTGGGCAAACATACAGTATATAGCTTACTGCTATTCTCCCGTAGCTCTGCTTGCATTGTGCATGGAGTTTACCGGATATGACAGATTAATCAAAACTAGAAAATTTTTATGGTTTGCGGTTATACCTACAATTATCATCATACTTGTCTGGACCGACAAACTCCATGGTTTGATAAGGTATGATATGTATCTGGATTATAATGGTTCCTTCCCGGTCATTGCAAAAAAATATGGGCCCGGTTTTTTTATACATGCCCTCTACTCGCACTTTCTGAATGCTTTTGCATTGGTTTTGGTTATAAAGGCAGTATTTTTTAAAATTACTATTTATAGAAGACAGGCAGCTGCCCTGCTTATGGGTATATCTCTAATTGTCTTATCTAATATCATGTACATTTCGGGTCTTAGCCCTGTGCAGAGATTTGATATTACCCCGGTTTTTTTCGGACCTGCCGGAGTTATAATTGCCTGGGGCATTTTTCGCTTCAAACTGTTTGATGTAATACCTGTAGCAAGGGCTACAGTAATTGAGACTATGGATGCAGGGGTTATGGTATTAGATTCGCAGAATCGTGTATTGGATATAAATCCAGCCTTTGAAAAGATTGTGAATATGACTGCCCCCAAGGCTTCTGCCAGGCCGGCAGAAGAGGTATGTGCTAGAATTCCGCAATTGTTAAATGCCTGTACAGATCCAAGTATTAATTATGATGAGTTTTCTGTTGATATACTAGGAACACCTAAGGCTTATGAGGTATTGCTTTCTCCTCTTTCCGACAATAAGGGTATGTTAGCAGGCAGGCTTGTGATTATTAATGATATAACAGAAAGGAAGCAAGCACAGCAAAAGTATATGAAACAGCAATGGAAGTTAGCTGTTACAGAAGAGAGGGAACGACTCGCCAGGGATATGCATGATAATCTAGGACAGATGCTGGGCTTTATCAACCTGCAGTCACAGGGCATCAGGCAGGAACTCAAGAATGCGGGAGTAGAAATTGCTTTAAGTAAACTTGATAAGCTGGTGGATGCTGCTAGATCTGCACATGATGACATGAGACAATATATCAGTAATGTCAGACATGCTAAATTCATGGACAAAGATTTTTTTACGGCCCTTTCCAAGGATATATATAATTTTAAGGAGCAGTCTGATGTTAATGTAAAACTGGATATTCCTTCTGACTTTACAGGGGTAGAACTTAAACCTAATGTGCAAATTAATATTTTGAACATTCTCAAAGAAGCTTTAAATAATGTCAGGAAGCATGCAGAAGCTGATAATGTAAGGGTGTCTTTATCGATTTCCAAGGAGTATCTGTGCGCTGCAGTAGAGGATGACGGCAAGGGCTTTGGCAGCGAACATCAAGATGACAGCGCTAAGGTTAAATATGGCCTTAGTATAATGCGGGAACGTGCTTCAGAGATTGGTGCACAAATCGAGATAGCGTCAATTGAAGGAAAGGGAAGCCGGGTAGTTTTATATGTACCTGTGAAAGGGCTGGAAAATGAAAATGAAAATGAAAATGAAAGTAAAAGTGATGTTGGTAGATGA